aagttatatattttatcCATTGTTGGAAGACATAATACTAAGTACACATGCACATGTTAACATACATCtccctttattaaaaaaaaaaaaaaaaaaaaaaaaaaaaaaaaaaaaaaaaaaaaaaaaagaaaagaaaagaaaagaaaagaaaagaagagggtAGGGCTAATATATATAGtgtgagtcttttttttttttaaagaataaatgcTAGTGTCTTTTCTATTTAGTTATAGTATTTGTTTGGtgagttttgaaaaaataaataaaaaatttgaattatgtGCGTGGTGCCAAAATAGATGATCGTACCATCATTTTTCATGGATCTCATGCATGGCATGGCTTCGCAATTAGCAATGAATCAAATGTGTTATATTTTGCACTCCAATTTTTCAGTTGTTATATCTATTTGAATGAAATCTTTTTTAAGTTAGGTCTTACAGATCGTGCATGCATTATGTGGTATATATGCTATAATTTTGTCAAgtgattatattaaaaattactaAGATAATTTACTTTAAGTGAACCGAagttttacataaaataaaatggacaAATTTAGccacaaaattgattgtagcctaaggctacaaacttactcaagatctttttattgaaggtgaattttaagaatttcaccattggattacatcttcttcttatatccttcatacttgcaaaatttcaagaaaattaaagatcaataactattccatcaataaattgttttaattgttaatttttgtagtttaagattatgcataaaatataaggttatagatcatataataatattagattgacacaaaatttgacatgtgtattaaaagtgtaaagaacatataattcaatgattagattttcaaaatatgtagtaatgtttagtTTATTGagaagttgtagccttaggctataaccaattttgtagctaaattttgttcaaataaaatcattacattgattaaaatttaattatcaaaagtttcaagaaattcaaaggaaattattatttattgttttaaattattttataatctattagaaactttgggtttttttttttcatatataaaaacTTAATCCCAATCGATGTACATTCTTCATGTAACTTAAACTTTGTtccattgaaaaaaataaatttttttgttttatttttatcatctattttattattcaaatgtAATTATATATGCGTGTGTGTTTCTAATGAAAAgcataacaaaatataaaagacattatttaatttcatataacctcttatatatatatatatttatttattttttccttttttactgCTTGTTCACTCAGaaaacaaatgttttttttaacaatatagtATCCATTGATATAAGTAGAAGACTAATAATTTAGCAAGtaaaacagaaacaaaattaatttatatttatttcttaaacaAAACTGTTCTATAATAAACAATATCCTGCAAATTCTAAGTACCAATAAttcaagtgaaaaaaaagaaaagttaatagACAATCCGCATGCTTATAAATAAGCATCCATAACAACGATCCTTGTAAGGAGATAAGGGAAAATGGCCAACATGAATACCACCTTTGTACTTCTTCTTAATCTTCTTTACCTTCTTTTGATAACCGAATCTATTTCACTTGACGCTGTACCATCCAATTCTATTGCTGTAAATGCCAACGTGCGTTGCattgagatagagagagaagcCCTTCAAAAATTCAGAAAAGGTCTTAAGGATCCATTCAATAGGCTTTCTTCTTGGGTGGGTCAAGATTGTTGCAATTGGGAAGGCATAGGTTGTAGCAATCAAACGAGCAACGTAGTAAAGCTTGATCTTGGAAGCTCAAATCTATGTGGTTTTGAAGGAGGAAGCCAATATACTCCTGATCAGCCTAATTGTTTGAGTGGTAAGTTAGATCCTTCTTTACATAATCTGAAATATTTGAGTTACTTAAACCTAAGCAACATCAATTTCCAAGGAGTATCATTCCCATATTTCCTTGGCTCTCTCAAGAAGTTGACATACCTTGATCTTTCCTTTACAATGTTTTCTGGAGTAGTGTCTCCCAGTCTTGGAAATTTAACAAATTTGAGCTATCTTAATCTCATTCCCTCTCAATTTTCTGACAAAACTCTTTCGGTTTCAAATCTATATTGGCTCACCAATCTCTCTTCCTTACAATACTTGAATTTGCAAAACATAGTCCTTAGCAAAGCAGAAACTCATTGGCTGCACATTGTTAATATGCTTCCTTCACTATCAGAGTTGTATCTGTCAAGTTGTGGTCTTCATCATCTCCCTCAAACTCTTCCATTTGTGAATTTTACGTCCCTTTCGGTCCTTGATCTCTCAAATAATGGCTTCAACTCTTCTTCTATTCCCCCGTGGTTGTTTAATCTTACTGCCCTCATTAATCTCAGGATCAATTATTGTGATCTAAAAGGCCCCATCCCTAACATAGCAAGGGCTAGCCTATGCAATTTGAAGAATTTAGATATGTCGTTCAATATTTTTATCAGTGGCCCAATAACTGAATTTATCCAAGCATTATCCGGATGTCGCAACCATAGACTAGAACAACTAAATTTGGGATCAAACCAACTTAGTGGTGTTTTGCCTCATTCCTTGGggtattttacacatttaagaGAGCTCCATCTCACCAACAACTCATTCTCAGGCCCAATTCCATCAAGTATACAACATTTATCACGTTTGGAGACACTAGATCTCTCTTACAACTTGATGAACGGAACCATCCCAGAATTTATTGGACAACTTATTGAATTGAGCACTTTGGATCTCTTCAGTAATTCTTGGGAAGGTACCATGACTGAAACTCATTTCCTAAATCTCAAAAAACTAACTTGGTTTTCCTTGTCATCAACTAGGAAATCCTTACTTCTCAATGTGACACATGATTGGACTCCCCCTTTTAGTCTCCAAAATGTCCAAATCAAAGACTGCCAATTGGGTCCTGCATTCCCGGCATGGCTCAAAACTCAGAAGAATCTTCTTGAGATCTCCCTTGTAAACTCTTCAATTTCAGCTAAAATACCAAATTGGTTGTGgaatttttcttctttgcttTGGCATTTAGATCTTTCTCACAACCAATTGAGGGGAGACCTTCCTAAGTCATTATCTTTTGTGTGGGTAGAACTAAGTTACAATAATTTAACTGGTTCACTCCCACTGTGGCCTAGTGTGTCATATCTCTTATTGAGGAAAAATCTTCTTTCTGGACCATTACCAGTAAACATCTTCCAACGTATGAAAAATTTGGTCGCCCTAGACCTGGCAGGAAACTTTCTAAATGGTAGTATCCCCTCATTGGCCATTGGGCCGACGGGTTTGTGGTTTGTTGATTTATCGAACAATCTTTTATCTGGAAACATCCCCAGGCATTGGATGAGTATGCAAAATTTAGCGGCCATTGATCTGTCGCGAAACAATCTATTGGGTAACATCCCAACCTCATTGTGCTCACTGCCTACTCTTATTTGGCTGCAACTAAGCTACAACAATTTTTCTGGAGATCTCTTTTCCACCTTGCAAAACTGCTTGAGCTTATATGCACTTGATGTTGGAGGTAATAGATTCTCAGGGACTTTGCCAAAATGGATTGGAAAAAGGCTACCTTCAATATCAGAATTGCGCCTACAAGGAAACATGCTCTCAGGACCCATTTTGGAAGAATTGTGTTTTCTCGCTCATCTACATGTTTTGGACCTTgcacataataatttttcaggATCTATACCTGCTTGTTTGGGCAATTTGGCTGGTTTGAAATCTTTGGTCGAATATCGTACATCACCAATCCGAAGTTTACTTCTTCCACTAACCTACTTGGAGCATATGGATTTGACTGCAAAGGGTACCCAACTTGAATATTACAGCCAAATTTTCTTGATGAATATTATAGATCTTTCAAGAAACAATCTAACCGGAGAGATTCCAGAAGCACTAACAAAGCTTTCATTACTATCTGCCttaaatttgtcatggaatcaATTGACCGGAAAGATACCAGAGAATATAGGAGCATTGCATAGTTTAGAAACTCTTGACCTCTCATGCAATCATCTTTCAGATCCCATTCCTCCAAGTATGTCTTCTTTTACCTTTTTAAGTCATTTGAACTTGTCATATAACAACTTCTCTGGACATATTCCATCAGCCAACCAATTTCAAACCTTCATTGATCCATCCATTTATGAGGGTAACCCAAAACTCTGCGGGCCTCCATTGATAACAAATTGCTCATTATTGCCAAGTGATAGGGATACAAAAGCTGTAGATGAAGACAATGAGGAATTCAGGTCTGAAAAGTTATGGTTCTATGTAAGTGTTATATTGGGGTTCATTGTGGGATTTTGGATTGTTTGCGGTAGTTTGGTGATAAAGAAGTCTTGGAGACATGCTTACTTCCATTTTGTTGATGAAAAGAAAGATAGGCTTTTTGTGGCTATCAAAGTTAATATGGCCCGTTTGCAAGGGAAGATTGAAGCATAGAGACGCAAAGATTGaaggtaattaaaaaaagaaatcactTTGTAGCTTCTTTTTTGTGACttcatttcttctttttaatttctctttattatttattggtgCAGTTTTGCTTCATTATCATGTGGAAGTCCCAGTACTTGCAGATCCTATGATTTACAGTACATGTTTTTTCAGTTCATGCACGTGGAGAAGTACTCTGTTAGAGATTAAGTTATGTTAGTTTGTTTGTTGTAACATAGATAGTTGTGTAGTTGTATCAATGAAAAAGCACAGGCGTGATATTTTGATTAGTATAAATAGATAGCTCACTATAATAATTAAGAGTAATTAGTTGTATAATTTTTCTCAGTTTGATccatttcttttcctctctctctctctctctctctctctctctctctctctctctctctcctcacttGAACATTgataaacatgaaaaataaataaatctttcaAACACAAGATGAATCTTACATGTTCAATTGAacttctataatattttttgagcATTCACTTGTGGCCAACTACATTGTAATggaaaataaactattttataaatttttttacgaATTGCCGATGTGATAAGTGGTTATTAGtatgtaaaaaagtgatgttgaTAATGGGcacaaataaaaactattaataatttatcacattaatagattataaaaacaTTGTAAAACATTGGCGGAGCCAGAGGGGGGCGAGGGGGAGCACCTGCCCCCCCTGACTCCTCCTAAAATTTTCTAACATTAGTAGTCTAAAGCAATTACTTATTGacatggaggaaaaaaagaaaaagaaaaaaaaggacttCTACTTGGTTGAAAATGACTCTGAcacaggaaaaagaaaggaaaaaaaagttctcAAACACCAAACTATGCTTTGTCTTGTCCTACATGAAACTTGCAcctatttcaatatatatatatatatatatatatatttatcattatttacactattttcattatttatgatacttttcacaacattttatcCTTGAATGATGCTAgagatactataaattttactacttaTGTCTTACAAATTGGCATGTcaccaattacaaaatataatttcaaacatgtattcattatattttttaagtaacactaatcacatttttactCCATCAGTTTGTAAAGTTTTTAGTAGCTATGAATTGgctatttttgtttatttaatttaataatatgaaatatattcatatttgcttacaattgtttatttattttgttattattgttgattaatattttttagattaattccacttttaatatcttcttttaattttgcccTCTCTAGACTAAAATCCTGGCTCCGCTactgttgtaaaatagtttgtgataACTGTAACATTATTCTTTTGTCATGCATTATACTAAACATTATGGTGAACAAGGACGAAGCTACGGTAGTTTACAGCAACTATACATACTACACACTACACggatgattttttaaatatagaatctatactactatttaaggggctttctCAGTTTGGATTCcccatttttttgttcaaaaatgcccctacacccctatgtttaaatagagaaaaaaaattaaatgacaatccggtaaaaatatAATTCTAACTCTaactaaaatattgcctaaaaaatagggtcactctactgttagattttcaaaatagaaaaaaaaaaaatatatatatatatatatatatataataaaaattatgactcTAT
This genomic stretch from Quercus robur chromosome 4, dhQueRobu3.1, whole genome shotgun sequence harbors:
- the LOC126722533 gene encoding receptor-like protein EIX2, translating into MANMNTTFVLLLNLLYLLLITESISLDAVPSNSIAVNANVRCIEIEREALQKFRKGLKDPFNRLSSWVGQDCCNWEGIGCSNQTSNVVKLDLGSSNLCGFEGGSQYTPDQPNCLSGKLDPSLHNLKYLSYLNLSNINFQGVSFPYFLGSLKKLTYLDLSFTMFSGVVSPSLGNLTNLSYLNLIPSQFSDKTLSVSNLYWLTNLSSLQYLNLQNIVLSKAETHWLHIVNMLPSLSELYLSSCGLHHLPQTLPFVNFTSLSVLDLSNNGFNSSSIPPWLFNLTALINLRINYCDLKGPIPNIARASLCNLKNLDMSFNIFISGPITEFIQALSGCRNHRLEQLNLGSNQLSGVLPHSLGYFTHLRELHLTNNSFSGPIPSSIQHLSRLETLDLSYNLMNGTIPEFIGQLIELSTLDLFSNSWEGTMTETHFLNLKKLTWFSLSSTRKSLLLNVTHDWTPPFSLQNVQIKDCQLGPAFPAWLKTQKNLLEISLVNSSISAKIPNWLWNFSSLLWHLDLSHNQLRGDLPKSLSFVWVELSYNNLTGSLPLWPSVSYLLLRKNLLSGPLPVNIFQRMKNLVALDLAGNFLNGSIPSLAIGPTGLWFVDLSNNLLSGNIPRHWMSMQNLAAIDLSRNNLLGNIPTSLCSLPTLIWLQLSYNNFSGDLFSTLQNCLSLYALDVGGNRFSGTLPKWIGKRLPSISELRLQGNMLSGPILEELCFLAHLHVLDLAHNNFSGSIPACLGNLAGLKSLVEYRTSPIRSLLLPLTYLEHMDLTAKGTQLEYYSQIFLMNIIDLSRNNLTGEIPEALTKLSLLSALNLSWNQLTGKIPENIGALHSLETLDLSCNHLSDPIPPSMSSFTFLSHLNLSYNNFSGHIPSANQFQTFIDPSIYEGNPKLCGPPLITNCSLLPSDRDTKAVDEDNEEFRSEKLWFYVSVILGFIVGFWIVCGSLVIKKSWRHAYFHFVDEKKDRLFVAIKVNMARLQGKIEA